The DNA sequence ttaaaagttatattcagacaagtgatataatattttgtattataatttatataacacGTCTATTTTTTTcgtttatcatttattatattttaaatttgtttttatttttattttctctctttctcttttttagttgtatattttttttataagtataatttctcttatatttaattatttatcctaaTTCCCCCGGTTAGTTAAtagagtaatatatatatatatatatagtaacaaaatgtataaattaaaccCGTGATTTAATCAAGAGACCGGTGTCtgggaaaaaaaaagacacgATTCTAAGAAAAGTGAATTTAATTCACGTTTTCTAAGCCTTCTTCTACTCAATATGTGATGCAAACCAGACATTCGAAAGAAGAATGACAGCAGCGTGGGTTTTAGTTTGGATCTTGCATCATTGAATATATTTTGTCGGTGCATGTCAAGAAgcaaaattaactattttataaAGAATATATGTAATTTCCTTAACTCAGTCCTGTCTTAATCAAGGTGAAGTTAAATCTTTCAGCTTAGTTTGGTgtttttttggaaaagagaCAAGAAAAATGTTACAAGGAATTTAAATATGCATTCATAAAGGATTAGATAGCTGAGATTTTCATGAATTTCTTATTATATGGAGACAGTACATAACATGAGACTCTtatgctgtaaaaaaaaaacatgagacTCTTATAGTCTTATTATAaatctatatttaattttatcttttatatttaaaaaaactctttgatttttttaaattcttatgttAGACTAAATtagttatttcttaattttatcacactcatttagttaatttaaaaacatgtgATAAATTATGAGAAATGTCACATTATACAAAGTAGACACTGTTAGTGTCAAAACTAATGAAATGacaatagaaaaattataagtgactaaagtgaaaattttaaactttaggGACGAAACTAaagcataaaatataaataaggaattaaaattttaattcttgatattaaaagataaatgcataatattttttaaaaataatcttatgatCACctattaacttttaatattaattatatataatcactactatttttttatcaaaagcaAAAAGGTAACACTTAATATATGTGTACATGCACGGTGTGTATAtatgttgaaaatatttttttttgagagttaaagaaaaaataagtcatatatataactatatatgtaatatagttcatgtttttttttggggCATCATGACTTTGTGTTAatcaccatttttttatttgagtattACTTGTATTTAAAATCTTATTCTCCATATTAAAATCATTGGAAACTTATTCTGTTTTAACTTATGCAAGTTAATCTAAGGGCAATCTTACTGCCTAgagtatttttaataaaaaaaatttaagttattttttataatctttataatatttttttggtccCTATATTGTTATGTCAGTATAAGaaactaatatataattttatttcaatggttaaaaaatttataaatcttaaaaaaacttacttttatattttttttattttcatttaattatggTGTTGTtatgtattaaataaatatttttttattgctataaaataattttttataaaaaaatacaaattttatttttaaaaaattctctaTCACATAAAtttattccaataaaaaaaattttaaaaatagtttcttCGCTTAAGAAATTCTCgaaaaaaaacttcattaaaATACTCTTATTATTTTCAGCAACATGACTAATTAACCTTTTGAAATGCTATTATTATGTTGCTTTTTATTAATTCGAGAGTAATTATTATGTTTCTAGTGCGGTTACCCTAATCTTTAGTTGATTGGTATAATTAAGAATCATCATGAGCTTTGTGTTTGTTCCTAGAAGACATTTTATGCTCATTCTTGTCTTTCCTTTCAGATTACGCGGGAATACATTGAatttaacttgattttttttaatgaaaatttagtttttttatttatttatttaggttGTTAATTAGTAGTACTCGTTCTTCCGTTCTTAAACAATAGTAGGTGATTAAAGGTAGTGTAtcctcattttaaaaaattattaattgatactaatatatttttatgctaAAATACTCCTATTTATTTAGTATGTTACTAGAACCACCATTAGTcattaatattttgataatagaGTGTCTAGAGACGATGTTTGATGGACATTCTCGTTGATAGGTGGTTAGTGTTATTGGCTTCAATTGCTTGGGTACAAGTGTCCATCTTggagataaataaaaatttaatgcaCGAATAATTGTAAACAAGGGTAtagtagataaaaaaaaagttaaaattttaatattggatttgaaaaatcaatagtttttaaacaaaactaaaatgataaaacatttataatttatgattactTTAAATTACTTCCTTCATACCATAtgttttagttgtttaattaaggTTAATAatgtacataaaataaatatttcataaagtaaaatattgttatatttaaactaaaatattcttatttaatattatattgatcTTTAATACTTGCATCGTTACCGGTGAGTagtattaaataagaatatactagtatttaaggaaaaaaacttttattagatttgaaatttcaaaacaacaattattttgaaaaggaaaaatataaagttaaaaCAACTAAATTCATAAACTCTGAAATTAATTgacttaatctaatattttttatgagagtTTGTTTAAAAGACATACTCTAATATTTAAGACAATGGTTTACATTCTAACACCAAAAACAATCTTGggaataaatttttcaaaaaaaatttctcaatcTAAATAtactctttatttttctaattaattgggTAGACAACTCATTTTCTAAccttgcttataaaaaaatcactcaTTACCTGACCTTTTATCAATCAACTTCAAAAATCAATCTTCTCCCGCACTCGATTACCTCCTAGAGAAACAAATATCCTTCCACTACCATGAAGTTGATCTAAAGGAGTCACCATCCAAGGAAGAACTATATGCAATTTAATATGCATacacaattttaaaaacttcaagctGCACAACCCTTTTTCTCAACCAAAAGTTACCACCTTACTTTCCATTTAAGCTTAAATTGAATCAAGAGAGATTTTTAATCCCAAGACCACCCTTGCACTTTTCTTTATTCAATTCACATATTCACTTTTAACCCAAGAAATttccctcttctcctttgttccACCCTGTAGAAACTTTTAGCtaaacattttttcttaaaactttcactaataaataatttaaaaaggataaagAAAATAGAGATAATTTAACGTCCAACATGATACTAAACATAGATATTATTCATATCCGTTGATGAAGTTGCTAACAAAGAATAACGAAAGGACTAATTTAGTGACGTCAATATATAATTTCAGAGACTTTTTGTCTTTCAAAACATCTTATTAGTACTCACGGTTTCAAAgacaaatttgataatttactctcaattttttcttataatgtacgtagagttcaaaataaaataactggTTAAAATTTTTTAGTGATGGCAATAATTACTACAATATTAAGTTATTAACAATATCGTTATAGACTATAGTTAAGGTTATTTGTGATTTTGTTCCTCTCTCCTTAGTTGTTGTATCGTATTGCAGACGAAATAAAGGTGCGCAAAAAGATGGGGGCAAAGTTCTCATACTCATGTAGAAACATGCATAGATAACAGAAACTAACATGGTTATAATCATTATCATATCATTAGTGATCCCTTgcatcatattttataaaaaaaaatcgaagaAAAGATAGAAAGAGGAAGAGCTAGATGGAGGGCCAACAAATTAATAATGACTGAATAACATATTGTGTATGTGGATGAAACTTGCGTCGCACACATATTGCACGCGCACCATACCCTCCTTGCTTCttccaaaataattttcaaacttctaGTTTTTGCCTGAAGCAACGCCTGCCAAACGTTATCAGAAATAGCAGCCAAATCGCTTTTGATATAAGAAATTGACCAACTTTAGCCATAAAAGAACCATTTTTTGCTCAGCTTAAAATTTGTGCACATTGACATGTGTTaactatttacaaagataagaaaTAGACCACCCTCTGCATGCACAATGCAACATTTATGGAGCCTACACTTAGCAACCCTTCCTAGCCTGGCATCCTCCAAGACTCCAATTAGTTTACGAGTTTTCTAATTTACAACTTCCATGCTGTCCAAAATACACCCATGCATCACATATATGCCATTTAGATAGTTATATAATACCTGTTTTACAAGCACTTTCAATTAAAGGTATTGTTAGCCGGTATTCTTagagtattaattaaaaaactaaaaattattaaataagtcatgaacaacataattaaagtattttttcttttaatttcttaacaaataTTGTAAGAgtattgattaatatttatctaaattaaaaataaaaataatgtaggcACCAATTAAAATTCCCATTAAAGATGTGTATCAGGTGAGAGAGATGAATCCTCTCAACGgatatttttacataataataaatcCACATactttttttgttcaatttcattttaaaagttaatcgcactttcattttcttaagattttaattaaggatttattttttattttctgaaaataatcTTTTACCAAAAGCAAGCTTAGAGGATTAAACAATTCAAACTCTATGGAGTTAGTACAATGACGACAGGTTTACGTAGTATGTATAAAGTCTTAAAGTTGATTTGTACGTCatgacaaaacaaaataaagagaattgaataattcatttattattattagagatGCATGCATTAGTGTCATTACAACttgaatacaaaaatataaataaatagttcttttattcatgtctttgaatttataatgtggaaatattaaataaatacattttacatttagtatatttttaaaaaataacattttatgttttttaagtaatatgatatatttaataaaatgtattGAGTGCTTTTGACTCGTACCTCTGAACACTTTTCTAACCCGTTATTAAAGATTGAATAATCAGAGTCCTGACTAGTAAGGACATTTCTTTCTTGGATAATTCTTTTAGTTTTGGGGATATTTTTTTCTCGAAATATAATATGAGAatgttattttcatatattattaaaaacctaatttggttaattattaaaattggttgagattatttttttatattctcaagAATGATTAAACCATATGTTTAGTGAGTTATTTTTTGcagaaatatatattataattactaaaatatccTTATTATAAAAACTCTCGTTGCCCCTCTTGTTTCCTCCTTTTCATGTGTTTGacgattataataattaaagaaaaataagaattgtccattaaaaaagaagcattgaaggaaaaagaaatattatcataaaatgtAGGAATAAAACTGACATTAAATCAAATTGTGGAAAAATTAATTGGGCATGAATGAAATCTGCAGGATATGAAAAATTTAAGTATATATCATAATGAAACAATGAGAGTAGTGATTAATAAgagaatatatatgaatttttactgatgaaaaaatattcgtgtttcatgaaaatatttttttcctattcctCCATTCGGACTAAATATTGATGAAAAGTGTGATTATGTCTTTcctagaaataaaatatacacataattatttttttatgacatcataataaacataagaaaaacttttttttggtcttgtatttctaaaaataactaaatagtCCGTATTACAAATGACTCCTAAgagtattagttaaaaaatgctaaaattTAGAATGcagtgataatatatatttttatacattcttctaatcacaaattattaaatatgataagtttattaacttttattataaataattaaaaagttatatgtaaaataatttttatttgtttgagaGTACATACATATTAAGCACAATATTTATTACATGAAAACAGTAAATAATATCTCTTTAAgtaattaaaagtattattcaataaaaactattaaatagGAGTAGTTAATCGTTTGACTTAATAGCatcatcttttaattaattattattattattatttggtgaATTTATTGTAACTGATCTGAAACTGATGAAATGAGTTGAAAGCTACACATGCAAGGTTCCTGCAATAAGTAACAAGGAAAAAACGGTTCTTCCGCTCTTGTAATTAATAAACGGAGGGAATAGAATAGGTGCCTTGGAATCACAGTGGAATTTTAACAAAGAATCAACATAGCAGGGTGTTTTTCCTTATTTGGCACACAGAGGGACATCCAACTCCAAGTGCTGCAAACAAAATTTACCCTTGTGTGCAACAAACAAGTAAAAGTGGTGGGGTGAGTTTCACGTGCTCATCTTGTGGGGCTCTTCCCCAAAATGATACCAGCCTATTTTAGATAGATCGTAGGCACATCTCAGGTTtttaaaagacaattcaaacCCTCCACTTGTGGTGTAGTGTGGTGAGacttcactttattttttttccaattcccTTCActcctaaacttttttttaggaGGGAAGGGAGGGGCAATGGAGATGCACACACAACCTCATAAGAAACACCATTTTGGTGTACAACATTGTTGTCTTATTAGCCTCTTCATCTTCACCTTCTTCACTACTACAACCACCCAAGCTTTTGATTATGCTGATGCCCTTTCAAAGAGTCTTCTCTACTTTGAAGCACAACGCTCTGGGAGGATACCTTACAATCAGCGTGTCACTTGGCGTGACCATTCTGGCCTCACTGATGGCCTAGAAGAAGGGGTAGGTCCAAATTCTCAATAATACCCACATGACACAACTCTTCAAATTCTTGTCTTTTACTCTCTTGGTACGCCAAttccctttcaaaatcaaaactttttttttccctttctttttggTTTGTGTAGGTGGACTTGGTGGGAGGATACTATGATGCAGGGGATCATGTGAAATTTGGTTTACCAATGGCATTCACCATCACAATGCTCTCATGGAGTGCCATAGAGTATAGGCAACAAATTGAAGATGCAGGTGAACTAGAACACACAATGGAGGCAATCAAATGGGGCACTGATTATTTCATCAAAGCTCACACTAGCCCAAATGTCCTATGGGCTGAGGTACAAACTAATTCAAGAAATTTAAGAGTTTTGATGTGTCCAAATTCATTCCACTATTagtattgaattaaaaaaatgttgcatTATTCGTTATTGTTGGTTGAAGAGATTGAACTTAGAGACAGTGGTTGAAGAGATTGAACGGAAATGGAATTCTCAAATTAATGATATacttttttgtttgcttttcaGGTGGGTGATGGTGACACTGACCATTATTGTTGGCAACGGCCAGAGGACATGACAACTTCACGGCGAGCATTTAAGATAGACGAGAATAACCCTGGTTCAGATCTGGCCGGAGAGACTGCAGCAGCCATGGCAGCTGCTTCCATTCTGTTCAGGAAAACAAACCCACATTACTCTCACTTGCTTCTACATCATGCCCTGCAGGTGAGTGATTTTGTGTTTATGTGCTAattaaaagtgtgattgattgtgcttttttttattggctTTGACTAGTGCCATGATTAATAATTGTTGCAGCAACTTTTGTGTAACAATCACAATTTCAAAACTAATAAAGGGTATGCGAAATTAAGGTTTATTAATGGTCTTTGCTAATCAATGTCCTAacatattgattaagaaattaataaatagaaaatttttaaattacgaTTATACTAGTAGAGATCACAATTGAATGGACTACTGTCACActttctaatgtttttttttattctttaatgctGTCTTGTCTTTAGgacatttattataattttttgaagaaatattaTTGGAATGAAAACATTTATTGTGTGTTTTTATAGTTGTTTGAGTTCGGGGACAAGTATAGGGGAAATTATGATGCTAGTGTCGGAGTGGTAAAGAGCTACTATGCGTCGGTGAGTGGATACATGGATGAGTTGCTGTGGGCTGCCACGTGGCTGTACAAGGCCACCGACAACAAAATGTATCTTCAGTACGTTATTTCCAATGCTCATACCTTTGGTGGGACTGGTTGGTCCATTTCAGAATTCATCTGGGATGTTAAGTATGCTGGCCTTCAACTCATGGTCTCTAAGGTAAAGttctcttcaaatttttttcatcacaaatgttactttattaattttattaaaaatatcaagttAAGAAATTCAAACTTGCAATCTCTGGTACCCTCCCATCACTACACTCTCTTATGCTAATAACATTTTGTTCCTAACAATGGCCTTCAAAGAGCTCAAGCCTTAAATATAGTAGGATCCTTTAGTGTGTTTTCGTTTTATTTGGGTTTCATTTTTTCAAACTTTGGGTTATTTTCCCATGTGAGTGGCTCTTTAATATCTGTCCAACTTTATCTAGATTTTGCTTTTCTAACCTGAAAATGATGGTGGGTTAAATCTTTTggtactttatttttaaaggtCATTCGTGGAGTATGCACGAATTAAGGTATATTAATATAGTAGTATTATCTAGGGGtattaaagacataaaaactaaaaagtgtaCCCCAAGCACATTGCCATGTGCTATTAGTGCTTTAGCTTTGCAACACAGTGCAATTAAAGTGGGTATGGCTTATGGTTGAGCCGAATGTTAGAGACGTGAAGTACATAGAGCCTTAAACACCTCAGTACACTCCCCCTCCTTTTTTCcccttttaataaataatttgtaaataagTTATGAGGTAGGGCATCCTttcgtcggctaacatttttagaaactaatttaatttaggtcactatttattttgtaggaattaatcacatgttaaaaatggaagaaaaaaagatagaatTTTAAAGTGTTTCACATTTCACATTTACACTGTAcggagtttgatttggagagagaagaagaatgatTATGGATAGGATGAGCGAGCATGAAATCTATAAGAAGTCATGATTTACTTTGATTCAAATGTCAACAAGCAATTAGTGGTTGAATAATAGTAGtaataatttacataatatttGGTAGTTAATGATTATGCACCTGCCACTAGTATTGTCAACACTAAGAATAAATTGAGTCGAATCATACAAATCAAGAACTACAAAATTCTCATATGTCTGCTTATCAGAGTAAGAGTAGCAATTATTTGTAATCTAACTATAGTTTCATCCTTTTTTGCAGTTATTAAGCGAAGAAAAACACAAGAAGCATAGGGATATACTTGAACAATACAAATCAAAAGCAGAGTACTATATTTGTTCATGTCTCAACAAAAACAATGATAGCAATAACGTGGAACGTACCCCAGCTGGATTAATCTATGTCCGGCAGTGGAACAACATGCAGTACGTTTCAACAGCAGCATTTTTGCTCTCAATATACTCTGATTTCCTTCAAAGCACAAATCAAAAGCTCAATTGCCATGGGGGCACAGTGGACCATGAAGAAATTCTTAATTTTGCTAAGTCACAGGCTGATTACATTTTGGGGTCCAACCCAATGAACATGAGCTATTTAGTTGGGTATGGCCCTAACTACCCTAAAAGGGTGCACCATAGAGGGGCATCCATTGTGTCATACAAAAAGAATAAAGGGTTCATAGGGTGCACTCAAGGGTATGATAATTGGTATGGTAGCCAGGCACCTAATCCTAATGTTCTGGTTGGGGCTTTGGTTGGAGGGCCTGATGGGAAAGACAATTTTGAGGACAGAAGGAACAATTTTATGCAGACTGAGGCGTGCACATATAATACTGCCCCATTAGTTGGTGTTTTTGCAAAGTTCTTGCATATAGAAAACCAAAAACTGGTTCATGATTGTAATTCACATTTGGTTGCCTCCTTCAAATGATATAGTCCTTCAAATAATATAGTGAATTAATACAGTATATGTTTCTCATAAGCCAAAAGCCAAGTATttttcaatagttttttttatgtccTTGGTGAGTGATTTATGGTTTGGCTGAAATTTTCTGGCCTCAAATGTACTActtcaaatataaacaaata is a window from the Glycine max cultivar Williams 82 chromosome 2, Glycine_max_v4.0, whole genome shotgun sequence genome containing:
- the LOC100817996 gene encoding endo-1,4-beta-glucanase codes for the protein MEMHTQPHKKHHFGVQHCCLISLFIFTFFTTTTTQAFDYADALSKSLLYFEAQRSGRIPYNQRVTWRDHSGLTDGLEEGVDLVGGYYDAGDHVKFGLPMAFTITMLSWSAIEYRQQIEDAGELEHTMEAIKWGTDYFIKAHTSPNVLWAEVGDGDTDHYCWQRPEDMTTSRRAFKIDENNPGSDLAGETAAAMAAASILFRKTNPHYSHLLLHHALQLFEFGDKYRGNYDASVGVVKSYYASVSGYMDELLWAATWLYKATDNKMYLQYVISNAHTFGGTGWSISEFIWDVKYAGLQLMVSKLLSEEKHKKHRDILEQYKSKAEYYICSCLNKNNDSNNVERTPAGLIYVRQWNNMQYVSTAAFLLSIYSDFLQSTNQKLNCHGGTVDHEEILNFAKSQADYILGSNPMNMSYLVGYGPNYPKRVHHRGASIVSYKKNKGFIGCTQGYDNWYGSQAPNPNVLVGALVGGPDGKDNFEDRRNNFMQTEACTYNTAPLVGVFAKFLHIENQKLVHDCNSHLVASFK